The region GTGCGTCCCGTCTTCCTCCAAAGGACCCTGGAAGGAGCTTTACAGGTAAATAAGGAGTGAAAGATCCTCCTGATTGGTGCCAGTGTCGGCCTCCATTCCTGCATAGGAAAACTGCTTGCACATTGCTACTTTCCCCTATATGGGTCATTATATTTTTATGCTTCTTTTCAGAAACTGCTCCACCCTTGCCATTGGGTTGTGCCTGGTATTATTATTATAACACACTGTTGTAAATATGTGAACCACACTGTGCCTCTCCAATTGTCTGATAACTTTCTTCCTTTTATACTTTGATTATTTTTCAGATAAATTATTTTACATCTACACTTCTGGCACAACGGGGCTTCCCAAAGCGGCCATAGTGGTGCATAGCAGGTGAGTACAAGAGCTGCAATGTACACAACTTGCACGCGTCACCACAGCTCCTTTTATTTCCTTGTCCTTTCCTTGCAGATATTTCCGCATGGCTGCCCTGGTGCATTACGGCTTCGGCTTTCGATCGGATGATGTGATTTATGACTGCCTTCCTCTATACCACTCCGCAGGTAGTGCACAGACCGCTATTGCTGCCATTATGATTTATGCTCTTGAGGAAAATAACTTTTTTAGTCTTTTAAGAAATAGCATTTTTCTTTAAGGGCATCAGTCACATAAACCACGGAATAGAGGTCTGCTAATGGAGGGGTGTCGCATCTGCTCCTCATATTTATTGAATCCGAGAGATCGGAGTCTCATGCCCAGCGAGGGTCGTTCATGGATCTAATAAACTAGAACAGGACCGTGCACGATACTTTTTCTGCATTGAGCGGTTGTCTTGATAACTGTGCCAGGAATAATTGCCTTACGGATCCCGTGCCAACATTTCCCAGGTCCCTCTGTTTACCCTACTACACCAGTGACCTGGGTCGTCTGTGTCACAGATGCAGCCAATCAGTTACCGTTGCAGTGATGTGTCGCCAccgctgaggtcagtgattggctgtatCGGTCACATGTTGAGACAACTAGAGCTGGGGTGACGGAGAGCGACAGAGGACAAGGGAAGCGTTGACAcagaagcatttgggggttgagaGGTGAGTATTAATGTTAATACTTTTTTCTGCTTATTTTATAGTATCGCCATAAATGGGTTTGGAAACCTCGCCTTTTCTTTAATCTTTTTTTTGCTCTCCGGCAGGTAACATTGTTGGAATGGGTCAGTGCATCCTCCTCGGTCTGACGGTTGTCATCAAAAGGAAGTTTTCAGCCTCGCGGTTTTGGGATGACTGCGCGAAGTATAACTGCACGGTGAGGATCTGACATGTGTTTGCCACCACCCATGGTCAGCTCCAGTTCGTACTGACATGGCTGCTTTTATGTCCAGATTGTCCAGTACATCGGTGAGATCTGCCGCTATCTCCTGAACCAGCCGGTGCGGGAGGCAGAGTCCCAGCATAAGGTGCGCATGGCGCTAGGGAACGGGCTCCGACCCGCCATCTGGACGGAGTTTATGTCCCGCTTCAGGATTCCGCAGATCGCAGAGTTCTATGGCGCCACGGAATGTAACTGCAGCCTGGGAAACTTCGACAACCACGTAAGCGCGTCTCGTGTGATTGGGGGCCGGCAGGGGGACGCTCAGCCGTGTACGTAACCGTTACCTGTCATCTCTAGGTTGGCTCCTGCGGATTTAACAGCCGCATTTTACCCTTTGTGTATCCCATCCGGCTGATGAAGGTAAACGAAGAGACAATGGAGCTGATCCGCACTCCAGAAGGTCTTTGCATCCCCTGTCAGCCCGGTATGTGCATATATGTGTATCTTTTCCATGTGTATAAAGATTATAGTGTAAAGGAAGATTAAAAGTGATTATTACACTAGCACCATTTATCCTCTATCCACAGATTGCTGGGATCTAATCATGAGAGTCCCGTGTGAACTGTGCAGTACATCCCACTTCTCTGTGGGTCACGCGTGCACACCACCACACAGGCCCTCAGTAACCATTCACTTATCGCCTGTCCTATGGATAGGTCATAAATATGGTTCGTGGCATAACCTCTTTAAGTTGTAACCCGTTAACAATCAGACCCGGCCGGTTTTGTTGCCGATCTGGGCCAATTAACCCCACTGCCAATCCCAACAGAAGTTTATAAGTGGTTAAAAAGGCATTAAAGGCCCCCTATGGCAGGATCGACCCCCTGCGATAAAAATGCAGCATTTCTGATTAAACAGATAAAAAAGACACATCATTCGTAACGACCTGATCTGTAAAACTGGCACATTATTCATTTCGTACGGCGAATaccatgaaaaaaaaataacactAATAATGACACTTTTTATTGTTTTCCCGACCAAATGAGTTATATTAGGGCTTGTGTTTTTTCGGGACGACTTGGCTTATTTATTTATACTATCTACATATATAGTCGCCAGTTGGGGCTTCCGgacgctgtccccgaatcccataaggcaccgcggcagttCGTATTTCTAAATAAATACGCTGAatcgtcccgcaaaacacaagccctaATATGACTCATTCGTTCaggaaaacaataaaaaagttagttctcagaatatggtgatgcaaaaataaattcatttttgtaaaatattgtttttatagtctgttttttatgctttgctctttttacaatctaaatctggtatcgctgtaatcatacccaGCAAACAAATCGTTTTTATCACTTTTACCGCAGGGTAAACCGCacataaaaaaaatagataaaaacaattaccgaatttctgttttttgttcattttgtgtctgaaaaatctgattAAAAATCGATCACAAAATGTTGTGGCCCAAAatggtacagaaaaaaaaaatctgcaaatcgtcctgcaaaaaataagccctcatacagctctgtttgccaaacaataaaaaaaagttacagctctaagAATATGGCGACAAactatttttttgtgcaaaaaaagcatttttactgtatGATGGCAGCAAAACctctaaagaacaaaaaaaaacctaTATGAATCTGGAATCGCACTAACCCGAAGAGTCAAGTCGCctgatcacttataccgcatgaggaacggcataaaaattaGAATTATTCTTGTACTTGTTTGTTCATTCTACCCCCAAAAAATTGGAATAAGGCTTGGTTcagatttatcctgcgctctccgctGAGCGCTTGTGTAAGGCTTTCTGTGTAAATTCTCCAAAACTGCGATTCGGACAAAACCCCGGACAgaacttatgaggcagatggagtcacattGGACTGGTTTGTGTTCCggcggtgtcccatcattttaggtgtctttttTGCACACAAGTGTGGGTGACCACAGATCAGATGGAGACCTCCGGAACAGACGCCAAACGGAGTACGAAGTGTCTCTATCTGCCTCATGGTGGATGGTTCGTTGCGGATatcatctgaatcacatttttgtgggatttacacggaaACACCAAGGTAAGTGATgagcgtagaacacaagaatgtgatccagcctTATACTGGGAACAATCCAAAAATATtacgtaccccaaaatgttaccaataaaaaccctaatttatcccgcacaaaaccagcccccactgaggtccgtcatctgtcactggaactatagggggttcccacgttactggtagaacaaagactctggaaaagtaaCATGGCTCTCACCCcagcaaataaaatccagtgaaatctccgtacccaaatccaaatgcccccccccccctactGCTGAGCCCTCGGATCAAACTAAGACTGTGATCCAAGTGTCCGTATACTTTGCTCCAATTATCTCGCATCAGTGAGTCGGCGCACAGATGTGTAGAAGACAGAGAAAGTAATTACTCCATAGTGTCCATTCTCTGTGTCTGTGGTAATCTAACTGCACGCGGATGAcacctgagtgcagtccgatgtttcacacgcacccatacatTTATATGGGTATGTGAGCCGAGTCccacagccactcacagcatgctgaatcggcatgagaaaaaaaaaaaatcacatgtctgctgtgcccccatagtataacacccggccgagtgcaatccgataaaacttGAGTGAGTCCTAAAACTGTCTTTCCTTCTGAAGAACCCAGCAATTGCCACGTCCACACACTCAGCACGACTTTTTCTGGTCCTGCAGGCCAGTCCCATTCCAGTTAATAGGACCGAACTGCAGTACCAGGTACACTGCCACCCACACATACGGGGTACTCCAATCTCCTGGAGTATCGGCCTATTTCTTTGACCGGTGGCGATCCTGAGTACGGAGGAACTGACCTTTACTCGTGTGTCGCCTTCTATCACAGGAGAGCCTGGGCAGCTGGTTGGCCGCATCATCCAGTCCGACCCGCTGAGAAGGTTTGATGGTTACGTGAACCAGTCCGCCACTAACAAGAAAATCGCCAATAACGTCTTCAAACTTGGGGACACGGCGTATCTCTCCGGTAAGAGTGGTGCCCCAAATATGGAGGCGTCTTCCTTATACCGAGGTCGTCTGCTTCCTGACCGTAGTTTTGTCCTCTCCAGGCGATGTGCTGGTGATGGACGAGCTGGGCTATATGTATTTCCGGGATCGTACGGGTGACACGTTCCGATGGAAAGGAGAAAATGTGTCCACTACAGAAGTGGAAGGGATCCTGAGCAGACTCCTGCAACAAGCTGACGTGGTGGTCTACGGAGTGGAGGTGCCAGGTACGTGGCTCATCTCTCTTCATGGA is a window of Ranitomeya variabilis isolate aRanVar5 chromosome 2, aRanVar5.hap1, whole genome shotgun sequence DNA encoding:
- the SLC27A4 gene encoding long-chain fatty acid transport protein 4 isoform X2; protein product: MLRLVSCSSLLLLLKAVVGLPWFQSIGAVFVFYLGSGGWKFMKVFYKTIRRDVRGAITLFRVKLEVKRHLREKNTVPIIFKQCVKRHPNKTALIFEGTGATWTFRELDEFSNAVANFLYAEGFRTGDVIALFMENCNEYVGFWLGMAKIGVEAALINFNLRLDALEHCFSVSNSKAVIFGQEMSQAMTDVYSMMGKSIRLFCFGDCDRSTVPPSSEFVSSLLQSASRLPPKDPGRSFTDKLFYIYTSGTTGLPKAAIVVHSRYFRMAALVHYGFGFRSDDVIYDCLPLYHSAGNIVGMGQCILLGLTVVIKRKFSASRFWDDCAKYNCTIVQYIGEICRYLLNQPVREAESQHKVRMALGNGLRPAIWTEFMSRFRIPQIAEFYGATECNCSLGNFDNHVGSCGFNSRILPFVYPIRLMKVNEETMELIRTPEGLCIPCQPGEPGQLVGRIIQSDPLRRFDGYVNQSATNKKIANNVFKLGDTAYLSGDVLVMDELGYMYFRDRTGDTFRWKGENVSTTEVEGILSRLLQQADVVVYGVEVPGTEGRAGMAAVADPDHKSDLVKFIKDLKKSLPGYAHPVFLRLLPKVNKTVN